The region CACACTTGCTGATACACCAGAGCCCTCTGCTTTCAAACCTTGCCACCCTGTCCTGTTCACCTGTTTATCCCTTGCAGAACCCGGGATCGTATAACCCCGTCTAGgaattcagtgtgtatgtgtggggggGGATTAACTTGAACGTGAGAATCTATGGAGGTGATTGGGGGGAGCTGAGAGGAAGGTGTAGCAGTGACTAGTGGCCTGGAACCCTTGATATGAGTCCTTCCTACTCCCAGGAGGGACCCTGCTTGCCTAATAACCCCTCTCCTGGCTAGAAGCAAGTCCCAGCTGCTACCCCCGTTCAAGGGGAGGGCATTACACAAAGGTTTGAATGCTAGGAGGTTGGAATTATTGGGGATCACATTAGAGTCTGTTCACCAGAAGggtaaaattataaacaaaaactgagtttATAACTAACAGATCTTcattaaagaaaattctaaaagatGTTCTCCGGGAATTAAGAAAATGGCTTGATGGATGTCTGAGATTCAAAAGGAATCATGAACAAATGAGTTAGTAAATAAgttgtattagttatctgttgcaacataacaaattacccccaaactcagtagcttaaaacaacaaacatttgttatctcacacagtttctgagggtcaggagtcAGGCAGCAGCgtagctgggtggttctgcttGAGGTCTTTGACGAGGTTGCAGTCAAGCTGGCAGCCAGGGTGGCAATCAGTGAGAGGCTGGAGAACCTGCTTCCATGCTCACTTACATGGTTCGTGGCAGCCTTACTTCCTAGTGGGCTTTTGAACTGCGGCTCTCAGTTCTttgccatgtgggcctctccacagGGATGCCTGAGCATCCTTAAGACATGGCAGGTAACTTTCCCCAGAGCAAGCAatccgagagagagagagcaggaaaaGAAAGCTGTGGTGCCTTTTATAATCTAATATTGGAAGTGATGTATCAGTTCTGCCATATATTATTGGTCACACAGACTAACCCTGGTGCACTGTGGAAGGGGACTATACAAGgatgtgaataccaggaggtacTGGGGGCTCACTTGAAGGCTGGCCACTATACACATGGGTGAATCTAAACAAGTGTTCTTTCCAAGAAATAGAAACACTAATATCTGTTTCATAGGATTaagaaaagaactgaaaatttGTACAGTAATAGCATATATATCATGAAGGGGGCGATTTGTATTTTTCAAGAAGAGTATTTTACCTAATAACTATTATACATTTTAACTTTagacttttaaaatctttgctaAATCGAATACTGTTTTGGTCTGTTCAGAGGCTGCTATAACAGCATACCATAGACTagatggcttataaacaatagaaatttatttctcacagatctggaggctggaaagtccaagatcaagttgccagcagattcagtatctgatgagggcctgcttcctggttcatagacagcgtCTCCTCACTGACCCCTCACATGGAAGAAGGGGCAAGagggctctctggggtctcttttagaagaacactaatcccatcatgagggctcccCCTACTCAtggcctaatcacctcccaaaggcctacCTTCAAATACCATCTCATtgaggattaggtttcaacatatgaattttgggaacacaaacattcagtctatagaaaATACAAATGGTAAAATTCCAAAGGTAACCACTAAAAGACTAGAAATAACTTGTGTAATTTCTCAAGCAGTAGAGggagaaaatgaataagaaaaaaaaaaagtcaaaagagaaataCACATAAGAAAAGTAGGGAAAAACAGATGGTAGAAATCAGACCAAATATGTCAATAGTCACAATAAAGTTAAATGCAGTAAACTTGACAGTTAATTATcaggttgaatttttaaaaatctagctcTTTACATTTATAAGATGGTAAGATACACACAATGTGTAAAGACACAGAAAGGTAGAAAGTAAAATGGAATTTAAGACAGGATCCCTATATAATCCTAAAAGATCCAACTCACAGGACAACGTAACAGTTTTAAACTTTCTGTTACAATATTGTGAGAAACACAGGGATAAATTTATATATCCTTCCTCACAGTGGTAGATTTTAAAGCACCTATCTCAGTTTTTGGTAGGTCACACAGTCAAAAGCtgagaaaatatatagaaatttaaaTAACACCATTAATAATCTTAATTTAATGGGCATATAGAACTTTTTGCCCAACAATGAAGGAATTACACAgaatataatttttgaaataaataaccGTATACTAGATCATAaagcaagtctcagtaaatttcaaGGTATCTATATCCTACAGACCACATTCTCTGACCTCAGtgcacttgttagaagtcagtcacaaaggcAAATTAAAGATCACTATACATtgggacattttaaaaacatgcttCTTAATGCACAGGTCAAATAAATTATAATGCAAGTCTAAAGTACTAAGAACTAAACAATAATCAAAAAGCCACATTTCAAAGCTTATATTTGGAGTGAAAGTGGCACTTAGAGGGTTAtatagtctttttatttatttatttatttatttatttatttatttatttatttatttatttagggctgcgttgggtcttcgttgctgcgcgctggctttctctagttgtggcgagcagggggtactctgttgcggtgcatggacttctcattgcggtgtcttctcttgttgcagagcatgggctctaggcatgcggtcttcagtagttgtggcacatggacctcagtagttgtggctcgcgggctctagagcacaggctcagtagttgtggcgcacgggtttagttgctccatggcatgtgggatcttcctggaccagggctcgaacccgtgtcccctgcattggcaggcggattcttaatcactgtgccaccagggaagccctggttataTAGTCTTAAATGCTGatattagaaaacaagaaaggcTAAATATTAATGAACTAGGCATCCAACACAAgataaatctaaagaaaaaaacaatagaataaaCTCAAAGAACCTATAAGGGCAGAATTAAGAATAAGTTAAAACACACTATAAAGaggatcaataaaaccaagagttggttctgtgaaaagactaataaaatagtTAAATTTCTAGTGACACCGTTCAAGAAAGGAGTTGTCACAAATAAACAATATTAAGAATGAAAAAAGGACATAACTACAGATCCAACAGAAATGAATGATTTCTAATGATAACTAGAAAATACTATAAACAACTTTATGACAATAAATTTGAAAGCAGAAAAGGGCAAATTTCTATAAAGATTATAACTCACTAactatataaaagaagaaatagaaatcttAAGAGTGTCATAGCCATTAACTAATCGAATAGGCCAGTTAAAATCATCCCACAAAGAAAATACTAAGTCAGGTGATTTTACAGTttagttctaccaaacattcaaagaacagACTATTCCAATCTTCTGCAGACTCTTCCAGGGAATAGCAAGAGAGGAAATACTTGTTCTGTGAGGCCAGTACTACcatgatgccaaaaccagacaaggtaaatacaataaaataaaaattgcagcCCAATCTCACTCACgcacataaatgcaaaaattgtaaacaaaatatcagcaaaccaaaTCGATCagtttattaaaaagataatacagtGGTttcatcccagaaatgcaaggatgatTTAACGTTAGATAATCTGTACATACAATTTACTCCGTTAATAGATTAAAGGTTAAAAAACATAGATGTAGAATACTTGTTCATAAttaatataaaacagaaacatctTGGAAACCCAGGATTAGAGGGGAACTTCTAAAGCATTAGAAGAAATCTATTTAAAAttagtaatttaattttttatcccattatacacacacacacgcacacacatatatcacattttcgttatccattctcaccacacacaaacaaaaggtaattatgtgaggtgatggaggtgttaactaattTTATTGTGGTgatattttgcaatatatgcatgtatcaaattgtcacactgtacaccttaaacttacacaatgttataatGTCACATCACAGTAAGCTGgggaaagattaaaaataagcACACACACAAGTAAAAAAATTGGTGATAAGACTGTATGTGTGTCAGTGTCTATTATCACTGCTTCTATTCTATATTTTACTATAAGTTCTAGCAGTACAGTAtgacaagaaatagaaataaacagtgtaagtgttggaaaagaagaagcaatcctgtatcatttacagatgataagtccacagaaaacccaaaagaatCTATAGGTAAATTATTAGAAATAGAAAGAGAATTTAGCAAGGTTATTGAATTTAAGATCAGCGTATACAAATCAATTGCCTTTCTCCATACcagcaaaaattagaaaacacacaCGAGATAGCacttaaaatagcaataaaaattataaggTACCTAGCAGTATATCTAACAGAAGATGTGTAAGACTTAGATGAAAGCATTtattaaaactttattaaaatacattgaaaggacctaaacaaatgaaaagatttatttataGAGAGGAGACTCAAGATCACAAAAATGTCAATTGTCCCCATATCGTTCTATAGATAGATGCATTGCAGTTCCAATGAAAATCCCAACGATTTTAGATGAATTTGACAGGCtgattctagaatttatatataaGAGCAAAAGACCAAGAGTAGCAAAGACATCCCTGAAGGAAGAGGCaagagaggcagagaagaaaggagaaaaagaagaagaagcttCTCCCACCACATGGGGAGATTACCGTAAAGCTGTAGTAATTGAGACACTGATTTTGTTGCAGGTATAGACAAACTGACCAGTAGATCCAaagagaaagcccagaaacagacccacacctgAATAGAAACCAGATACAGGACATAAGTGGCTGTGCACATCATGAGGGAAGATGTCGCAGATGGTGCCAGGACAACTGGTTGTCAGATGGAAAAAGCAAGAATTAGATCCCGACCTCATGCCTTCCATAAACATCAATTCTGGACGGAatacagatttaaatgtaaaagacaAAACTTTAAGATGTTTAGAAGAAAATTCTTTGACTCAGGGTGACAAGGAATATctttaaacaaaacacaaagatcATTGCATTCAATTACATTAGAATTAAGAAATTCTGTTCATTGAgagacaataaaaaagtaaaaaggcaagGCACTAATTGGGAAGAGATACTTGTAATagttaatgacaaagatttaGTATCAAGAATAATAagtgaataataataatgtcaacCCATTTGAAAAATTAGCAAAAGACATGAAAGGCACATCActgatgaagaaacaagaaatgcaaataaataatcaGAAGCCCATCTCCATTACTAAGTAATCAAATTAAGACCATATTTTACACCTCTAGAATGGCAGAAATTAAGCAGTCTGATAATATCAAGTATTGATAAGGATGTAGAGTAATGGTAACGGTCATATGCAGCTGGTGGGATTTTAAATTGGGGgtggtcactttggaaaacaatttgaaattaTTCCATAAAGTTTACAATTTGTATGCTATACAACCCAACAACCTCACTCCTAGGCTTATCTCTAGAACATAATTTTTCAAACTGCAGAGCGACCCATTAATTGATTAAcaggtctagggacttccctggtggcgcagtggttgagaatccacctgccaatacaggggacatgggttctagccctagtccgggaagatcccacatgccatggagcaactaagcccctgctccacaactactgagcctgtgctctagagcccacgagccacaactgctgatcccacacgccacaactactgagcccacgagctgcaactactgaagctcatgcacctggagcctgtgctccgcaacaagagaagccactgcaatgagaagcctgtgcaccgcaatgaagagtagcccccactcaccacaactagagaaagcccgcgcacagcaatgaagacccaatgcaactaaaaaaaaaaaaaagaaaaaaattaattaatggatCTAGCCATTAATTGACttagccactttttaaaaaaaagaaacaaagtagaatagaaaatatcacagGCCATCATTTGTACCAGATTccaatgtaaaaaatatttcatgtgaAAGTGATagtgaaaagatttgaaaaacaGTGCCCTTGGAACTCTTGCCTGTGTGTGCTGGGCAACAAAcacaaatatgtttaaaaaaaaactgcattatttataatagcacaaAATTGGGGGTAGGGAGATATCCATTGATAGGAGAATGGACCAATACATGATAATGTTTAcctgcacaatggaatattacacaacaatgaaaatgaatgaactatgtTTATGAATGAATCTTAGAAATGTAACGTTGAACAACGACAAAGCCAGtcccagaaaaataaacaaaataatatagaGCTCAAAAATCTCCACCAAACAATGTATTATTTAGATATATatgtgataaatatatttttaaaaagaagagcaagttatatatccatacaatggaatattattcagccataaaaaagtactgatacatgctacagtatggatgaaccttggaaacccTATGCTAAGTGAGAAAAACGATGCAAAAGGACATGTATTTTATGAcacttttatatgaaatgtccagagtaggcaaatccatagtgacagaaagtagattagtggttgtcagggactgggagaaaggaaagatgggAAATGACTGCCAGTGGATACCAGCTTtctttttgagatgatgaaatgTTTCTTAGTGCTGATGGTTGCACagttttgtgaatatactaaaaatcattgaatcgtacattttaaaaggatgaatttcatggtatgtgaatggtatcttaattaaaattttttttttaaagaagagcaagggactgattaaaaatatatattcagggTACTCTTTACTTCTGGGAGTAAGGCAGAGGGATGGGTTGGAGGAAAATAGAAGTAAATGTAGCAGTACGTATAAAGTTCTAGTTCTTAAGTTACTTAATGGGTGTTTCCTTTATGTTTCATTACATGTgtgttacatatatttttgtaCATATAAAATGTAACGTGAaacttaaaagaaatacaaatattaaatgaagTAGCATTCAAGGCAAATGACTGCCTTGTGAGAAATGCTCCTTGAATTGGGAGTCCAGAGTTCTGGGTCTGTGCCTTGGCCTGGCTCTGGATGGAGCTGTTCTGACCTCTGCTGGCTGGGAGGTGAAGGGCAGCTGGGGGCTGCCAGCTGCGGGGCCGGAACGGAATAGGGCGTGAACCGACAGAGCAAGCATGGTCCTGGCCCCTAGACAGTGTGCAGGGGGTTAGGCCGCTGCCAGTCTCACCCCACTAAGAAAGAACAAGCAGCCTTGGGCTTTCGTGTTTCGGGTTTCATTCCCCTTTCCTCTCTGGCTCTTTACCACATTCCTTTAATTAAGCGCAGGAATGAGGTGTAACTGCACCGAAATCCATCCCTGGGAGGGACCAACTggccctgccccctgcctccaTCCAGGGGCCACTGACCCCAGAGACCAGGGCCTTGAGCTCATGAGCAGAAGTCTCAGGCCCCTTCTGGGGAAGGAGACGCCAGGGCGCTGATGCTCAGAGAGCCTGTCTCCGTGCTCCCTTTGTTTAATCAAACCACCTATCTGGAGGATTATGAACTAAAGTCTATAGGAAGAGTTGACCTGGGCACTTTGGAGGTGAGAGCGTGTGGGGTACCTTGGTGGAGAGCTGTCAGCATTTCACGGTTTACTCTAAAGAGTCCAGGAAACAGCAGGCCttcctccccaacccctggcTGGACTAGGGGGGCATTGGCTTATCTGCCCCATTTAATCTGATAGAAAGAAGAACTTCCGCCAGTGGGTCTCGGTTGTAGGGAACCAGGCCAGGAAGTCCCAGACGTCTTAATGAGCTAGAGATGGCCACGTCTCTAGGTGGCCCAGAGAGGAGGACACAGGTGAGGTGATCTCCCAAGCCCTTGGGGTTTTATGGCTTCCGCACCAGAGAGGCAGCTGGGCAGAGGCGTTCCTGAGCTGCGTTGGGATCCAGACTGTGCCGCTCGCTACCATGAGTGTCCTTTCACCTCCTTAAGCTCAGTCttttcacctgcaaaatgggtcaGTCACAGTGCCTGCTGGTTGAACTGATTCTGTCGTAATTGAACTCATGCGTGCAGAGCACTCCGTAAGGAGTCTATAAATGTCAGCTGCTTTGGCTTTGTTGTCCGACCTCACACCGTGTGGAGAGAGCTCAGAGTCGGGGTGGGAATCTGATTGGGGCCCTCGGCGGGCTGAGGGTTAGAGTGGGGAGTCTCTTACCGAGAGAGTCAtttccctccctccgtccccaGACGCCATGGAGGTGGTGCTGCTCTTCCTGTGTGGCCTGCTGGCCCCAGCGGTCCTGGCCAATGGTAAGTACCCCTTTCTGGTGGAAGGTCCAGGCCCTTTGGGACACTAGGGTTGGAGGGGGACTCTCAGATTCTACATGTCTGACCAGCTGTCCCGCCTTTAGTTAGCAAAGAAAGTCCTGGAAGGCAGCAGCTAACACAGCCCCTGTTCCAgcctgcccacctctccccacGGGCTCCAGCCCTCAAGCCCACCAGGTCCCTGTAGACTTTTAACCTGAACTTTGGGAGTCAGACTCGCACATCAGTCTCTAGATTGTGCAAGTCACATGTCCTAACGTGGTCTCGGTTTCCCCACCTATAACAAGAGGAGAATAGACCCTGCCTTTTGATGATGACGTAAGATAAAAAGGAGCAATAAATGTGGATGCTGTGAATGCAGACTCTGATTGGTGCTCTGAGCTGCACCTGCCTTTGGCTTCCAGGCTGGCCCTGGCAGGCGGGCCCACCCTTCCGTGCTTCTCTGGGTATCTCTGCTTCATGGGCCCTGTTTCCCAGGAATTCCCTTGTGGGGAGTGAGGCCTGTAAGACAAGGTAGGATATTTGGGAATCAGGATGTGTAGCTGTCTCCCTCTTGTCCAcacctgtttgtttttctagcagctgagcaggagaaagaaaaggacccTTTTCATTACGGTGAGCAGGGACGGCgaccctgggtggggagggggaggcacaGCCCCATCCAGGGGAGGGATGGACATGCTCTTCCTGGCCCTTCCCCTCTTCCATCTCTCACTCTTGTTCCGTTGGCAGACTACCAGACCCTGAGGATCGGGGGATTGGTGTTTGCTGTGGTCCTCTTCTCGGTGGGGATCCTGCTTATCCTAAGTAagtttgtttgttcctttgttcACTCTAAGGGCGACGTCTGCAGCTGTGAAGTGAGTGGCGAACAGTGTAAGAGACTGGCGGTTCTCTttcctggagagggaaggagcctGTCTGTCTTCCTAGTTATCTCCAGGGCCTAGTACACTGctgggcacataataggtgctcagtgaaaCAGTGAAGAATGAACAAAATCAGTGCTCGATGAAAACAAGCACAGATACGAAGGGGCGGAGGTGGCTGTCCCGGTGCTGTACCCATCAGAGCGCGGGTCGGGGAGTCACAGGAGAGGGGACAGGGGCTGTCCTTAGAGTGCTCCGAGGGGCGTGCCCCTGCGTGTGTTTCCCCTCGTGAGCCTGGGCTGCACGCAGCTGTCTGCGTTTACACGGTCAAGCAGACGGTGGTGCTGTAGCCATCCAAGCTGCTGACGGTTGAACCCTGGCCTCCGAAGAGCCCTGCTCCAACCAGGGATCGCTGCACGCAGCTGTGCAAACCGTGCAGTGCCCAGGAGTCGGGGCTGCTGTTCGCACGGTCCCACAGACTCACCGGGCGGCCCTGCTGTGGCTAAGCCAGGACATTGACCTTGGATGGTTTCTTTGCCTTTCAGGTCGCAGATGCAAGTGCAGTTTTAACCAGAAGCCGCGGTAAGGATGCCATGGCTGTGGACATCTGGGGTGATGACACTaagaggggacagggaggggccTGTGGTGTGTGACCCCAAATGAGTGTGCTTTGGGATTCTTGTCTCAGAAACAGGCTGTGTGTGTTGGGGTAGATGTAGAAGTTTTGAGGATTGTCAGGCAGCCTTTGGGGCAAAGGAGAGGTCAAAACATCAAGGGTTAGCCCATCCTTCTTTTTTCTGATGtatgtgtggggtgggggaagggggagaagatGCTGGATCCTTGTCCGGTGGCCCTTGAGTTGGGCTTGGGAGAAGGGAAACAGAGGGCCTCCGGACCTCTCTTGAGATCTGTCTCCTCTCTTCAGGACTTGTGACACTGCCCTGTGGTCACCTGCTCAGGAGGTTCTTTGAGCTTTGTGGAATCTTGGGCTTCCTTTCACCCACCCTCTACCTCCACCTAAGGGCACAACCCATTAGCCCACCATGGTGACCCAGGGCAGCGCTGACCTCAGGAGTCCAAAGTCTGTGGCAGGACACAACCCGATGCCCCATGCAGGCCTAGGCCATCCCTTCCCAGTACTTAGCTCTCTCAGGGGCCGACATTGAAGGGTGCCTGTAAGTTCCCCTGACTACATCCCCTTTGGCCCTGGCCTCCCCCGCCCCGTGGTGATCCACCATGACTTGGAGGAGACGGATCCCAGGGTCCTGGAGGGCGAGGGCGAGGTGAGTGGCGATGCTCTCTGGGTTTGCCCTGGAGACCTCTGATGGGCTTGCCTTTCCTCCTCTTGCAGGGCTCCAGGGGACGAGGAGGCCCAGGTGGAGAACCTCGTCACTGCAAATGGTAAGTGTCAGGCCCACCCGCCCAGGTGGGATGGAGGGAATGGACAAGGGTTCTCCTACAGCTTGAGGGTGGGGGACGGTTGCCAGGTGCCGTCGTCTCTTGAGAGCTGGCCGGTCAGACGTGCTCCCATAGTGCCAGAGTGGGGGGGTCCCCAGGGCCTCTGCTCTGCATCACTCCCTCACCTCCACCAACAGGCTGCTGCTCCTGACGGCTGCTATTTACAGGGAATCCGCTTAGTGTTTGGCATGATACAAAGTGCTTCACTTCTCATTTAATGGGCGCACAGCCCCATGAGGTAGGCATCACTCTGCACATTTTACAACCAAggggctcagaaaagttaaggaaCGTGCCAGGTTCTCTAACAAGCGAATAACAGGACAAGGATCtgccccaggtctgtctgactcgaAATCCACATGAGTCACCTTTGCGGTGCAGGTCAGGCTCCCCCAGAGACAGGCACAGTCACGGCTGCTGCAGGGGGTGGCCCGCTGGGGTGAGGGGTTCATTCACTACCCTCCATTCTGGTTCTCTTTCCAGCAACGGAGCCCCAGAAAGCAGAGAACTGAAGTGCAGCCCTCAGGCACAAAGGTGAGATGCTGTCTACCTGCATCCTCCTGTCACCATCACCGTTCTGACTGAAGTCTGGCCGAGGAGTCATCAGGGAAGAATTGGGCTAGCTTTTGCAACGCGCACAGCTTTCATTATGAGCTGTGCTCTGACGAGGCTCGTGCCTGAAGAGTGATGAGACAGACGGATTGAAACCTCCCAGgtgtaccacacacacacacagaatgagcAGTCGGGAAATAGAGCTTCCATACAAGCCAGCGGTCAAGTTGATAGGGGGCCATCCTAGCTACCACGTGGGCATGACTTGGGAGAGAATTAGAGTCAGTGAAATACTCCTAATATCAAAGTAGCATAAAGACAATGGCTTTCAGTGATGATTCAGAAAGTACCTTCGGGCCGCTTTTTaaagttaacattttatttttaaactttccaaCCCTACACAAAAGTAGGGAGAATAGTATATGACCCCTCCCATACCAGCATTATCAGTTCTTGATGTTAAGGGACACTGTTTTTAGTTCCATATAGTATCCATTTCCATTGTTCATTATATCAACAGTAATGCAGGAAAGTAATAACTTAAatgctttacagttttcaaaatgcTGCCACAAACACAAACTCACTCAAGCCTGCCAGAAGATGTAAGAAGGACAGGTAGGGTTtagccccattttaaagatgaagaaactgaggtcagaGAGAGTAGCCATACATATAGTAAGTAACAGGCTGGAACTCGAGCTCAGGGCTTTGTAGTTGAGTGCTGCATTTCACTACACCCCTCTGCTCCTGCCCGTCTCCCTTTATGACATACCCTGGCATATACTGGGGCGTGGTGGGGATCAGTCTTCTATCAGCTCACTTCTGCCTTCTTTTCCACACAAATAAGGGATATACTTTATCCTAAATCGTAAGTTAAAGGAGATTTCTGGATGTAAAATCCCTGATACACCAGCTTTTACCGTCATGGTAATAACACAGGGTACTTGTGGAGCATTTGAATTCTTTCCTAAGGGTGGTCAGAGTGGGGCTCATTACCTCCTATCTTCTAGCTGGGCCTCGGGAAGGTTAAGGATGCCTCAGTTTGACATGGCCATAGATCCAATCCAGGAGGCAGGCATCCCAGCTGCAGCTCGGTGTTCTGTCTATGTCGTGGCAGCTGGCAGCTCGGAATCTGGGGAGCAGTGTGGGAAGGCTCCAGGGAGAGAGCCTTGAGCCagcagttgtctttttttttttttttttttttttttttttactataactTCCTCGGAAACCCTGTTTTCCTGAGTCTCAAGGCTGTGAGCAATTCTTGGAGGTGTCCTGAGATAGAAACCCCGGGTTTAACAATTTCCTTTCCACATCTCCCAGGTTCCATCCCCCTGAGAGAGCCCCTCTCCTGAGCTCCACGCCCTCCTCCACCTTCATCTCCTGGCCCTGCTTCTCAGGCTCGTCCTCCTTGATTTACTGAGAACAAGGCACTTAGAGTGGGTCTCATCGTGGGAGTTTCCGTGGGCAGAGGGTCTGTCCTAATTAATGGCTGGGAGAAAAGCAGGTAAAGAGTTTTGAAAGGAAGCCAGAGTTTcgttttaatttaaattctttcTCACTTCAACCTCCAGATCCTGAAGGCAACTGCTTGAACCTTTAGATGCAAATGCTGATGCTTAAGAAAACAGGCCACTTCAGCAACAGATCTTTCCCCAGGAGAAGCCAAGAACTTGTGTGTCCCCcgccctctccccaacccctcgACACCTGTCCTCAACTTAATGATGCAACCCCTGCCCCTCTGCAGCCTGTGGTCTCGTCCACCTCCTgtgatgtgtgtctgtgtgtgtgtgtgtgtgtgtgtatgtgtgtgtccgaTGACTGTGGTCTTCGTGGCTGCTTGTTCGTGGATGACACTGTATTTTAGTGAACCTGGCCCCACTTTCCTGGGCAGGAGCTCAGCCATGTGGCTGTCAGCTCGTCTCTGGTCTTCATGGCCCCATCACCTTCCACTCCTGGGAGTCTGCTTTGTCCCTAAGAGACCAGTTCCTTCTCTTGA is a window of Eschrichtius robustus isolate mEscRob2 chromosome 11, mEscRob2.pri, whole genome shotgun sequence DNA encoding:
- the FXYD6 gene encoding FXYD domain-containing ion transport regulator 6 isoform X2 codes for the protein MEVVLLFLCGLLAPAVLANAEQEKEKDPFHYDYQTLRIGGLVFAVVLFSVGILLILSRRCKCSFNQKPRAPGDEEAQVENLVTANATEPQKAEN
- the FXYD6 gene encoding FXYD domain-containing ion transport regulator 6 isoform X1 → MEVVLLFLCGLLAPAVLANAAEQEKEKDPFHYDYQTLRIGGLVFAVVLFSVGILLILSRRCKCSFNQKPRAPGDEEAQVENLVTANATEPQKAEN